Proteins encoded by one window of Candidatus Macondimonas diazotrophica:
- a CDS encoding NUMOD4 motif-containing HNH endonuclease codes for MEEWRSIAEFEGSYEVSNLGRVRRIRLVRGAPKVPFILSTWTSNSGYVQVKLKNNGRSSNKYIHRLVAYHFLDKKSDLTEVNHLDGNKTNNKVDNLEWVSKSQNQLHKNRVLRLNQYKVHVFLSPEGVRHETTNLSEFSEKHGLNRQSMGRVSSGREITTKDGDEPPKH; via the coding sequence ATGGAGGAATGGAGAAGTATTGCAGAATTTGAGGGATCATATGAAGTATCTAACCTCGGACGAGTCAGAAGAATAAGATTAGTGAGAGGTGCGCCAAAAGTTCCATTTATTCTTTCTACGTGGACCTCTAATTCCGGGTATGTCCAAGTCAAATTGAAAAATAATGGAAGATCATCTAATAAGTACATTCACAGATTAGTTGCATACCATTTTTTGGATAAGAAATCTGACTTAACAGAAGTGAACCATTTGGACGGAAACAAGACGAACAACAAGGTAGACAATCTTGAGTGGGTTTCTAAGAGTCAAAATCAATTACACAAAAATAGGGTCTTGCGATTAAATCAATACAAGGTTCACGTCTTTTTGTCTCCGGAAGGTGTTCGTCACGAAACTACCAATTTATCCGAATTCAGCGAGAAGCACGGACTTAATAGGCAGAGCATGGGACGAGTGTCATCAGGAAGAGAAATCACCACAAAGGATGGCGACGAGCCTCCTAAACACTAA